In the Ornithodoros turicata isolate Travis unplaced genomic scaffold, ASM3712646v1 ctg00000850.1, whole genome shotgun sequence genome, one interval contains:
- the LOC135375306 gene encoding uncharacterized protein LOC135375306, whose amino-acid sequence MPRCVFCFFDPHDIEDESDDDDDSRDGAPPTLPAHVMRSHPDVDTSFLPFFQTDAAFRGIVKRFTLLASVHDQGVEDLRQYLMSHFHDMLAILRAQRIPFRFCICSDALMVRETRGEITAHIAHFMAFAREVHSDGAVANTLMDAIQESMGRVENYQREGSGFVSTDVQKVQICISAVKTKKFGCKGALPDHLATRRNVLTNIHLPAHKEGECFKYNTLALLHPQESNSWKKCENYAAEYWWPSRFPVSYSDLDEFEDKNKISVYVYEYVDQGVHVSRSPKLEYEKKIHLLAVDEHFFGIKSLERLLMRDNRRFVCERCTRSFNKEESMAKHRRLCADVNEIILEFCEPGKNFVEFTKIQYKQQYNYVVALDTESVLAPSGVGMQRHVTSSFCAVLVRTHDSKVMRIRAHHGEDSARQCVRALMEMRDEMIALNACPAEMVLNDEQRARHRAATHCAYCGREFAQDVSRVRHHDHSKRCTAGETNYIATLCNPCNVACTTREKLPIMVHNLAYDLAGLLREFHLLGWKRAPFIVASSMEKIRSFEIGTFLFRDTMQYLNSSLGELVETVKSMGGAEAFQCLKQVFGDDYEILLRKGVFQYSHVSSFAVYDELALPAKSAFRNDLTGEDISDEDYQYALHVFERFGCSNLRDYNALYLKTDALLHADVMQHFRRLCYDARGLEFLHCVSLASYSWQCALNYTRAKLELIIAEDMYRTIESGVRGGLCQASRRHLRANNPLCSGYDPDKEEVYISYIDCNNLYGFSMIKHLPVGDFEWVEDFSSVDFMRHPTDSDVGYVYVCDLEYPKSIHALTRYFPLAPEKAVVPKEWLSPFQRGLLEELMYQPANSKKLLLTCKDKVEYVVHYALLALYCRLGMRVTKIHRILKFRQAPFLRP is encoded by the exons a tgcctcggtgtgtgttctgcttttttgatcctcacgatatcgaggatgaatcggacgacgacgacgattctcgggacggcgcacctcctacactgcctgctcacgtgatgcgatctcaccccgacgtggatacatccttcctgcccttcttccagactgacgccgcatttagaggtatcgtcaaaagattcacgctattggcatctgttcacgatcagggagtagaggatttgcgacaatatttaatgagtcactttcacgatatgctcgccatattgagagcgcaaagaataccctttaggttttgcatttgttccgatgCTTTAATGGTGAGGGAAACTCGGGGGGAgataaccgcgcacatagcccactttatggcgtttgctcgcgaagtccacagcgatggAGCCGTCGCGAATACCCTAATGGACGCGATTCAGGAGTCCATGGGACGCgtagaaaattatcagcgggaagggagcgggttcgtgtccaccgacgtccaaaaggttcaaatatgcatttccgcggtgaaaactaaaaaattcggatgcaaaggggcacttcccgatcatttggctacacgcaggaacgtgctgacgaatattcatttaccagcacataaggagggtgagtgttttaaatacaatacgcttgccctcctgcacccgcaggaaagtaattcgtggaaaaaatgtgaaaactatgccgcggagtactggtggcctagtcgcttccccgtttcctactctgatctggacgaattcgaagataaaaacaagatatccgtgtacgtatacgagtacgtcgatcagggagtgcacgtgtcgcgatccccaaaactcgagtatgaaaagaaaattcacttattggctgtagatgaacattttttcggaatcaagtctctcgagcgcttactgatgagagacaacaggcgtttcgtatgcgagcgttgcacgcgctcttttaacaaggaagagagcatggcgaaacatcgtcgcctgtgcgcggacgtaaacgaaatcatattggaattttgcgaaccgggcaaaaactttgtagagtttactaaaatacagtacaagcagcagtacaactacgtcgtcgcgttggacacggagagcgtactcgcgcccagtggtgttggcatgcagcgtcacgtcacctcgagcttttgtgccgtgctcgtacgcacccacgactcgaaggtgatgcgcatcagggcgcaccacggtgaagattccgcgaggcagtgcgtcagagctttgatggaaatgcgggacgagatgatcgccctgaacgcctgccccgcggaaatggtgctgaatgatgagcaacgagcgcggcacagagctgccacccactgcgcgtactgcgggcgggagttcgcgcaagatgtatcccgtgtccggcaccacgaccattccaagcgttgtactgccggcgagacaaattacatcgcgacgctgtgcaacccctgtaacgtagcgtgcacgacgcgggaaaaactgcccatcatggtgcacaatctggcctacgatttggccggactactgcgggaatttcaccttctcgggtggaagcgagctcccttcatcgtggccagttccatggaaaaaatccgatcgttcgaaattggcaccttcctattcagagataccatgcagtacctaaattcgtcgctgggagagctcgtggaaaccgtcaaatccatggggggcgcagaggcgttccaatgcctgaagcaggtatttggagacgactacgaaattttgcttcgtaaaggtgtattccagtacagccacgttagctcgttcgcggtctatgacgaattggctctgccggcaaaatccgccttccgaaacgatctgacgggggaggatataagcgacgaagactatcagtacgcgctgcacgtatttgaacgttttggatgctcgaatctgagggattataatgcattgtacctgaaaacggatgccctgttacatgctgacgtaatgcagcacttccggcgcctgtgctacgacgcgcgcggattggaattccttcattgtgtttcgctggcatcctattcgtggcaatgcgctctaaattacacgcgggcaaaattggagctgatcatcgccgaggacatgtaccggaccatcgaatcgggtgttagaggtggactctgtcaggcgagcaggcgtcatttacgggctaacaacccgctgtgcagtggctacgatcccgataaagaggaggtgtacatatcgtacatagattgcaacaatctttacggattcagtatgataaagcacctcccagtcggcgatttcgaatgggtcgaggattttagctccgtggattttatgcgtcatcccacagattccgacgtgggatacgtgtacgtgtgcgatttggagtatccaaaatctatccacgcgctgacgcggtacttccccctggctcccgagaaggcggtcgtcccgaaggaatggctctcaccattccagcgagggctcctcgaagagttaatgtatcagccggcgaacagcaaaaagctgctgctcacgtgcaaggacaaggtcgagtacgtggttcattacgcgctgctcgctctctattgtagactgggcatgcgggtgacaaaaattcacagaattctaaaatttcgtcaggcaccattcctgcgtccatAG